A window of the Mesotoga prima MesG1.Ag.4.2 genome harbors these coding sequences:
- the cas6 gene encoding CRISPR-associated endoribonuclease Cas6, translating into MTADGRKKTYFYNPAEKDFAIQIQENLNRKASALGNSGRARESFSFKLVSRPAQRIVKYKDFTQIAWDFRFELNADPVLISTAYDWGLGSKNAQGFGMIKINVGDS; encoded by the coding sequence ATGACAGCAGACGGGAGAAAGAAAACATATTTCTACAATCCAGCAGAGAAAGATTTCGCAATTCAGATTCAGGAAAACCTCAACAGAAAGGCAAGTGCATTGGGTAATTCCGGCAGAGCAAGAGAATCTTTCTCCTTCAAACTTGTCTCAAGACCTGCTCAACGAATTGTCAAGTACAAGGATTTCACTCAAATTGCCTGGGACTTCCGCTTTGAGCTTAACGCAGATCCGGTGCTTATATCGACAGCCTATGATTGGGGACTAGGTTCAAAGAATGCACAGGGATTTGGAATGATAAAAATCAACGTGGGGGATAGCTGA